In Prunus dulcis chromosome 2, ALMONDv2, whole genome shotgun sequence, a single genomic region encodes these proteins:
- the LOC117619350 gene encoding SEC12-like protein 1 has product MATGGAEQQGPVTCGSWIRRPESANWAVFGRSSRKDSSSSSSSSVLEIFSFDPKTTSLSSSPLTTYVLEEVEGEPLSIAVHPTGDDIVCSTSNDGCKLFELYGQESNAKLLAKELAPLKGIGPQKCLAFSVDGSKLATGGVDGHLRILEWPSLRIILDEPRAHKSVRDLDFSLDSEFLASTSTDGAARIWKMEDCVPLTTLTRNSDEKIELCRFSKDATKPFLFCTVQKGDKALTAVWDISTWTKIGHKRLLKKSASVMSVSKDGKYLALGSKDGDICVVEVKKMEICHWSKRLHLGTCIETLEFCPTERVVLTTSNEWGAVVTKLTVPADWKEWQIYMVLLGLFLASAVAFYIFFENSDSFWNFPLGRNQPAKPHLGAFLRDSKSSDDRNIWGPVDM; this is encoded by the exons ATGGCGACCGGTGGGGCAGAGCAGCAGGGTCCGGTGACGTGCGGGTCGTGGATCCGAAGGCCCGAAAGCGCCAATTGGGCGGTGTTCGGGAGGTCCAGTCGTAAGGATTCTTCTTCGTCGTCGTCTTCTTCAGTTCTCGAGATCTTCTCCTTCGACCCCAAGActacttctctctcttcctctcccctG ACTACATATGTGCTTGAAGAAGTGGAGGGTGAGCCACTTTCCATTGCGGTGCACCCAACCGGAGACGACATCGTTTGCTCTACCTCTAATGATGGCTGCAA ATTGTTTGAGTTATACGGCCAAGAATCAAATGCAAAGCTGCTGGCAAAAGAACTAGCTCCTTTGAAGGGAATTGGTCCACAGAAGTGTCTAGCTTTTAGTGTTGATGGATCTAAATTGGCTACTGGTGGGGTG GATGGGCATTTGAGAATTTTGGAGTGGCCAAGCCTCCGAATAATTTTAGATGAACCAAGAGCGCACAAGTCTGTTCGTGATTTGGATTTCAG CCTAGACTCCGAGTTCTTAGCTTCAACATCTACTGATGGAGCAGCAAGAATATGGAAGATGGAAGATTGTGTTCCTTTGACTACTTTGACTCGCAACTCA GATGAAAAGATTGAACTATGTCGGTTTTCTAAGGATGCAACAAAACCCTTTCTATTTTGCACTGTTCAAAAAG GTGATAAAGCTTTGACCGCAGTTTGGGACATAAGTACATGGACTAAAATTGGGCATAAGAGGCTACTTAAAAAGTCTGCTTCCGTTATGTCTGTCAGCAAGGATGGGAAATATCTTGCTCT AGGAAGCAAAGATGGAGATATTTGTGTGGTTGAAGTTAAGAAAATGGAGATTTGCCACTGGAGTAAGAGGCTACACCTGGGTACATGCATTGAAACTCTGGAGTTTTGTCCCACTGAAAG GGTTGTGCTCACTACTTCTAATGAATGGGGAGCTGTTGTAACTAAGTTAACTGTTCCAGCAGATTGGaaag AGTGGCAGATCTATATGGTCCTTTTAGGACTGTTTTTAGCATCCGCTGTCGCCTTTTACATCTTCTTCGAGAACTCTGATTCATTTTGGAACTTCCCCCTTGGAAGAAATCAACCAGCAAAACCGCACTTGGGAGCATTTTTAAGAGATTCAAAGTCTTCTGATGACAGAAATATTTGGGGTCCGGTTGATATGTGA
- the LOC117619679 gene encoding E3 ubiquitin-protein ligase SDIR1-like: MDQPTERRSEVSCRCRLSTLAVIEPETDLPCTQFLITVKSTTFTFNHASAEENDAVSPPTTEYHSHELQLDLLMDENASRAKLAEALLSELHCPPELCAAMVDKVANGAVAEEASSRPFSDFMLVHIEACLDVFVEQFGGSEEEEEATAPKFVPASRAAISKLETAAVEESAACAVCLEEMAVGSDATCMPCSHLYHRGCIVEWLQKSRVCPMCRFSLPADLSGRWSGRQTGSSILLPD; the protein is encoded by the coding sequence ATGGATCAACCGACGGAGAGGCGAAGCGAAGTCTCCTGCCGCTGCCGGTTATCTACATTAGCCGTGATTGAGCCTGAAACTGACTTGCCATGTACCCAATTCTTGATCACTGTCAAGTCCACGACATTTACTTTTAATCACGCCTCGGCTGAagaaaacgacgccgtttcaCCGCCCACTACAGAATACCACTCGCACGAGCTCCAACTTGACCTACTGATGGACGAAAATGCGTCGAGGGCAAAGCTCGCCGAGGCTCTGCTTTCCGAGCTGCATTGCCCGCCGGAGCTCTGCGCAGCCATGGTGGATAAGGTAGCAAACGGCGCCGTTGCGGAAGAGGCTAGTTCCCGCCCTTTCTCGGACTTCATGCTCGTTCACATTGAGGCGTGCCTCGATGTTTTCGTCGAGCAGTTCGGCGGCTccgaggaggaggaggaggcgaCCGCCCCGAAATTCGTGCCGGCGAGCAGGGCGGCGATTTCGAAGCTGGAGACGGCGGCGGTGGAAGAATCGGCTGCGTGCGCGGTTTGTTTGGAGGAGATGGCCGTTGGATCGGACGCCACGTGTATGCCGTGCTCGCATCTTTATCACCGGGGCTGCATTGTGGAGTGGCTGCAGAAGAGCAGGGTTTGCCCGATGTGTCGGTTTTCTCTGCCTGCCGATCTGTCGGGCCGCTGGTCGGGTCGGCAAACCGGATCTTCTATTTTGTTGCCCGATTAG